Proteins found in one Caldisericia bacterium genomic segment:
- a CDS encoding ATP-dependent DNA ligase, translating into MKFFDFSNFHESISKIKSRNEIVQKIKELFLNIEYERIPLFIELSLGKFENFSKKDLNIGISTIYETIKTLFPYCKLSGFSNAEDFGEWIKLIFIQNNKNEASKFELEDIYTEILKFKELKGEGVKRERVERLKSIYEKLSYIEAKYFTKIVLKEIRGGIKEGLFKKALSLYFNIDDKKFQELFLKSGSFRKFFENYKKGDIKIEPLRPIPMMLAEKVDSVKDIFNEGDFFSFEYKYDGIRVQIHKDKEKIKIFSRNLNDITEYLIDLVNKIKENFSSYENLILEGELVGFKESGEIVPFQDLMSVIFKKRKENLLDLRVFLFDILFLNNKDLTLTPYFKRMEILDKVKGNFERVKYIIPKDIDEGENFYEKSIRDGFEGIVAKRLSSVYQSGRRGKLWFKLKKVETLDLVILKAFWGYGRRLNWLSDYMLYCLSEDKKSFLPLGKTFKGLTDEEFEEMTKKLIEIKIEDIDGGVVVKPEIVVEVGFEDIQKSKKYESGFALRFARILRIREDKSPMDINTIEDIKRIYNKLHIL; encoded by the coding sequence ATGAAATTCTTTGATTTTTCAAATTTTCACGAATCTATTTCTAAGATAAAAAGTAGAAATGAAATTGTTCAAAAGATAAAAGAATTATTTTTGAATATTGAATATGAAAGGATTCCGCTTTTTATAGAACTTTCACTTGGAAAATTTGAAAATTTTTCGAAAAAAGATTTAAATATTGGAATAAGTACCATTTATGAGACTATAAAAACTTTATTTCCATATTGTAAATTAAGTGGCTTTTCTAATGCTGAAGATTTTGGTGAGTGGATAAAATTAATATTTATTCAAAATAATAAAAATGAAGCATCAAAATTTGAATTAGAAGATATTTACACAGAAATTTTAAAATTTAAAGAATTAAAAGGGGAAGGGGTGAAAAGAGAAAGAGTTGAGAGATTAAAATCAATTTATGAAAAACTTTCATATATTGAAGCAAAATATTTCACAAAAATAGTTTTAAAAGAGATAAGAGGTGGTATTAAAGAGGGTTTATTTAAAAAGGCTCTTTCTCTTTATTTTAATATAGATGATAAAAAATTTCAGGAACTCTTTTTGAAATCTGGAAGTTTTAGAAAATTTTTTGAAAATTATAAAAAGGGTGATATAAAAATTGAACCATTAAGACCAATTCCTATGATGCTTGCTGAAAAGGTGGATTCAGTTAAAGACATATTTAATGAAGGTGATTTTTTCTCTTTTGAATATAAATACGATGGTATAAGAGTTCAGATACATAAAGATAAAGAAAAGATAAAAATTTTTTCAAGAAACCTAAATGATATAACAGAATATTTGATAGATTTAGTTAATAAAATAAAAGAAAACTTCTCTTCTTATGAAAATTTAATTTTAGAAGGAGAGTTAGTTGGATTTAAAGAAAGTGGAGAAATTGTTCCATTTCAAGATCTAATGAGTGTTATTTTTAAAAAGAGAAAAGAAAATTTATTAGATTTAAGAGTTTTTCTTTTTGATATTCTTTTTCTAAATAACAAAGATTTAACTTTAACCCCTTATTTCAAAAGGATGGAGATTCTCGATAAAGTAAAAGGAAATTTTGAGAGGGTAAAATATATAATACCAAAAGATATTGATGAGGGCGAAAATTTTTATGAAAAATCAATAAGAGATGGATTTGAAGGGATAGTGGCAAAAAGATTATCAAGTGTTTATCAAAGTGGAAGAAGGGGAAAACTTTGGTTTAAGTTAAAAAAAGTTGAAACTCTTGATCTTGTTATTCTTAAAGCATTTTGGGGCTATGGAAGAAGATTGAATTGGCTTTCGGATTACATGCTTTATTGTCTTTCAGAAGATAAAAAAAGTTTTCTTCCTCTAGGAAAAACATTTAAAGGTTTAACAGATGAAGAATTTGAAGAGATGACAAAAAAGTTAATTGAAATAAAGATAGAAGATATTGATGGTGGAGTAGTAGTTAAGCCAGAAATTGTAGTTGAGGTTGGCTTTGAAGATATTCAGAAAAGTAAAAAATATGAAAGTGGGTTTGCTTTGAGATTTGCAAGAATTTTAAGAATAAGAGAAGATAAATCTCCAATGGACATAAATACAATAGAAGATATTAAAAGAATTTATAATAAACTTCATATTTTATGA
- a CDS encoding HD-GYP domain-containing protein, translating into MNLKERIKEEVQILTNLIDEVFTGKEKNEEKLNTLVTLQGIIRGINQLLLRIKNKNELLQEIINLVTIQPNIIGSFIKILEDNEIKTYSNFKEENLIKEILTSKEIELFEPYYSGEIKKFEINNHKNISVVSIPISDEKGRVGVFVLFSNKRSFFDKEEMDYLKEVTSDILVGLRTINYENRIKDSLLNLARGITKIVELRDPSTKGHGETVAKLSYEIGKNLGFDEERLDMLYIAALIHDIGKISIAIEILNKPFKLRDVEYEWVKQHTYYGYEYLKDLNFPIQIPEIILQHHERVNGSGYPKGLKGEEIMIEAKIIGVAEVFHAMISHKPYRPAHSIEEALDYIKTNRGVLFDENVVDKFFEVINEDFQINDKN; encoded by the coding sequence ATGAATTTGAAAGAGAGAATAAAAGAAGAGGTTCAAATTTTAACAAATTTAATCGATGAAGTATTCACAGGAAAGGAAAAAAATGAAGAAAAATTAAATACTCTTGTAACTTTACAAGGAATAATAAGAGGTATTAATCAACTTCTTTTAAGAATTAAAAATAAAAATGAACTTTTACAAGAAATTATCAATTTAGTTACAATTCAACCAAATATAATTGGTTCATTTATAAAAATTTTAGAAGATAATGAAATTAAAACTTATTCAAATTTTAAAGAAGAAAATTTAATTAAAGAAATTTTAACTTCAAAAGAAATAGAACTTTTTGAACCATATTATAGTGGAGAAATTAAAAAATTTGAAATAAATAACCATAAAAATATTTCTGTGGTTTCAATTCCTATTTCAGATGAAAAAGGAAGAGTTGGAGTATTTGTTTTATTTTCTAATAAAAGAAGCTTTTTTGATAAAGAGGAAATGGATTATCTAAAAGAAGTAACAAGTGATATCCTAGTTGGACTTAGAACAATAAATTATGAAAATAGAATAAAAGACTCACTTTTAAATTTAGCAAGAGGAATAACAAAAATTGTTGAATTAAGAGATCCAAGCACAAAAGGCCATGGAGAGACGGTTGCAAAACTTTCATATGAAATTGGGAAAAACCTGGGTTTTGATGAAGAAAGACTTGATATGTTATATATAGCAGCACTTATTCATGATATAGGAAAAATTTCTATTGCGATAGAAATTTTAAATAAACCATTTAAATTAAGAGATGTTGAATATGAATGGGTAAAGCAACACACATATTATGGTTACGAATATTTAAAAGATTTAAATTTTCCAATACAAATTCCAGAAATAATACTTCAACATCATGAAAGAGTAAATGGAAGTGGATATCCAAAAGGGTTAAAGGGAGAAGAAATTATGATTGAAGCAAAAATAATTGGAGTTGCAGAAGTTTTTCATGCTATGATATCACATAAACCATATAGACCTGCACATTCAATAGAAGAAGCCCTTGATTACATAAAAACAAACAGGGGTGTTCTTTTTGATGAAAATGTTGTAGATAAATTTTTTGAAGTTATAAATGAAGACTTTCAAATAAATGATAAAAATTGA
- a CDS encoding ribonuclease J: protein MIKIEVLDGKNTIGGTKILIGDKEFSFFLDFGKNFKTYSLYFEEFLSPRTLTGIYDLWKLNLIPKINNIYREDIFPPYLNEEKRVINLSGVFLSHAHLDHSGFISLIKENIPIITSSITKKFLEAIEVINPELFTQFTLVKKRYWNEDFGEKVSLSNKKKKKDGDFNEIEEKNRNFIEICDEKYENKLDNIKFISFKTDHSILGSLGFFIEMNGIGIAYTGDIRFHGKNSKYSYLFVNELKKLKPTILITEGTRVRSEKGNKKEEDVFKSSLKVINDFKGKVVISDFGPRNIERLETFLNIAKETKRYLLITYKDALLLDLLKDHFNLIDDDHILIIHEKKSDDRKYLRELKEKYKNKIVTPKIINDNLGDFIICYSFYDFVNLIDLEINDGAYIYSTSEAYTEEQEIDIKRLFNWLKYFNLKIFGVEINGDKPIFSGDYHSSGHASFDDIIWMINEINPEFILPVHTENLEEFVKIFGEGRVIKEETFEL, encoded by the coding sequence ATGATAAAAATTGAAGTTTTAGATGGGAAAAATACAATAGGTGGGACAAAAATTTTAATAGGTGATAAGGAATTTTCATTTTTTCTTGATTTTGGAAAAAATTTTAAAACATATTCATTGTATTTTGAAGAGTTTTTGTCTCCAAGAACTTTAACTGGTATTTATGATTTATGGAAACTAAATTTGATTCCAAAAATAAATAATATCTATAGAGAAGATATATTTCCTCCATATTTAAATGAAGAGAAAAGAGTTATTAATCTTTCAGGGGTTTTTTTATCGCATGCACATCTTGATCATAGTGGATTTATATCTTTAATTAAAGAAAATATTCCAATTATAACATCATCAATAACAAAAAAATTTTTAGAAGCAATTGAAGTTATTAATCCAGAACTCTTTACACAATTCACATTAGTTAAAAAAAGATATTGGAATGAAGATTTTGGTGAAAAAGTATCTTTAAGTAATAAAAAGAAAAAGAAGGATGGTGATTTTAATGAAATCGAGGAGAAAAATAGAAATTTTATTGAAATTTGCGATGAAAAGTATGAAAATAAATTAGACAATATTAAATTTATATCTTTTAAAACAGATCACTCTATTTTAGGCTCCCTTGGTTTTTTTATTGAAATGAATGGAATTGGAATTGCATATACAGGAGATATAAGATTTCATGGAAAAAATTCAAAATATTCTTATTTATTTGTTAATGAATTAAAAAAATTGAAACCAACAATTTTAATAACAGAAGGAACAAGAGTGCGAAGTGAAAAAGGGAACAAAAAAGAAGAAGACGTTTTCAAAAGTTCTTTAAAAGTTATAAATGATTTTAAAGGAAAGGTTGTTATTTCAGATTTTGGTCCAAGAAATATTGAAAGGTTAGAGACCTTTTTAAATATTGCAAAAGAAACAAAAAGATATCTTTTAATAACATACAAAGATGCTTTACTTCTTGATCTATTAAAAGATCATTTTAATTTAATTGATGATGATCATATTTTAATTATTCATGAGAAAAAAAGTGATGATAGAAAATATCTTAGAGAGTTAAAAGAAAAGTATAAAAATAAAATTGTTACTCCTAAAATTATTAATGATAACCTTGGAGATTTTATTATCTGTTATAGTTTTTACGATTTTGTTAATTTAATTGATTTAGAAATAAACGATGGAGCATACATATATTCAACAAGTGAAGCATACACAGAAGAACAGGAAATTGATATAAAAAGACTCTTTAATTGGTTAAAATATTTTAATTTAAAAATCTTTGGAGTAGAAATAAATGGTGATAAGCCAATTTTTTCTGGAGATTATCACTCTTCGGGTCACGCATCCTTTGATGATATTATTTGGATGATAAATGAAATTAATCCTGAGTTTATTTTGCCAGTTCATACTGAAAACTTAGAAGAATTTGTTAAAATTTTTGGCGAGGGAAGAGTTATAAAAGAAGAGACTTTTGAATTATAA
- a CDS encoding alanyl-tRNA editing protein gives MENLNFRAKIVEKGKENDKYFVILDNTEFYPDGKGGQLGDRGQIDGKEVLLVKEINGKILHFLYEIPEENEVICKIDKERRLEISREHTAQHILSRILLNLYNLETLSFHMGDEYSTIDIPYFNFKDEELEKIELSVMKIIDEGREVKKYFIDESELKNYKLRKEEEIREKKIRIVEIENFDITMCGGTHVDNTKDILIFKITKIEKIKGNNLRIYFKTGFRAYYDFLKKDSILRKISKENNVGIEELDNFIFKLKDEKEENYKKLKSVKEEFLKIYLKTKINKKVFESIEFLDQEDLIYLGKEFIKNGANFVYLYNKNFGVIFLNEIKNLNYDIILSKLKDSFNIKGGGKDFISIKLNENGKEIEKFLWKMIE, from the coding sequence ATGGAAAACCTTAACTTTAGGGCAAAAATTGTTGAGAAAGGCAAAGAGAATGATAAATATTTTGTTATTCTTGATAATACGGAGTTTTATCCAGATGGAAAAGGTGGGCAACTTGGAGATAGGGGTCAAATTGATGGAAAAGAGGTTCTTCTTGTTAAGGAAATTAATGGTAAAATTCTTCATTTTTTATATGAAATCCCTGAGGAAAATGAAGTTATTTGTAAAATAGATAAAGAGAGAAGATTAGAAATTTCCAGGGAGCACACTGCTCAACATATTCTTTCAAGAATTCTCTTAAATTTATATAATTTAGAAACCTTAAGTTTTCACATGGGAGATGAGTATTCAACAATAGATATACCCTATTTTAATTTTAAAGACGAAGAATTAGAAAAAATTGAATTAAGTGTTATGAAAATTATTGATGAAGGAAGAGAGGTAAAAAAATATTTTATTGATGAAAGTGAATTGAAAAATTATAAATTAAGAAAAGAGGAGGAAATAAGAGAAAAAAAGATAAGAATAGTTGAAATAGAAAACTTTGATATAACCATGTGTGGAGGAACTCATGTTGATAATACTAAAGACATCCTCATTTTTAAAATAACAAAAATTGAAAAAATAAAAGGGAATAATTTAAGAATTTATTTTAAAACTGGATTCAGAGCATATTATGATTTTTTAAAAAAGGATTCCATTTTAAGAAAAATATCAAAAGAAAACAATGTAGGAATTGAAGAACTTGATAACTTTATATTTAAATTAAAGGATGAGAAAGAAGAAAATTATAAAAAACTTAAAAGTGTTAAAGAAGAGTTTTTAAAGATCTACTTGAAAACAAAAATTAATAAAAAAGTTTTTGAAAGCATTGAATTTTTAGATCAAGAAGATCTTATATATCTTGGAAAGGAATTTATTAAAAATGGAGCCAATTTTGTATATTTATATAATAAAAATTTTGGTGTAATATTTCTAAATGAAATTAAAAACTTGAATTATGATATCATTTTAAGTAAACTAAAAGATAGTTTTAATATAAAAGGAGGAGGAAAAGATTTCATTTCAATAAAACTAAATGAAAATGGAAAGGAGATTGAAAAATTCTTATGGAAGATGATAGAATAG
- a CDS encoding metallophosphoesterase family protein yields the protein MEDDRIAIISDIHANIEALNAVLEDIKKEDIKNIICLGDIVGYGPNPHEAIEIIKDNAEYIIRGNHDEGLIDESITFDFNSYAIDALKWQRKVLDEKDKLFLKNLPYFLKFDTFEIVHGALSDFFKYITNIDEALLEKSFMKRNILFIGHTHRAGVFDLYEKKFIPFTYGGEFTILKDRFYIINPGSVGQPRDFNPLSSYLIYFKKENKIKFKRINYPSEITRDKIIKNNLPQFLGDRLIVGY from the coding sequence ATGGAAGATGATAGAATAGCAATCATTTCAGATATTCATGCTAACATTGAAGCACTTAATGCTGTTTTAGAAGATATTAAAAAAGAAGATATTAAAAACATAATTTGCTTGGGTGATATAGTTGGTTATGGACCAAATCCACATGAAGCAATTGAAATAATAAAAGATAACGCTGAGTATATTATTAGAGGAAATCATGATGAAGGTCTAATTGATGAATCTATAACCTTTGATTTTAATTCCTATGCAATTGATGCATTGAAATGGCAAAGAAAAGTTTTAGATGAAAAAGATAAACTTTTTTTAAAAAATCTTCCATATTTTCTTAAATTTGACACATTTGAAATTGTTCACGGGGCATTATCTGATTTCTTTAAATATATAACAAATATTGATGAGGCTCTTCTTGAAAAGAGTTTTATGAAAAGAAATATTTTATTTATAGGACATACTCACAGAGCAGGAGTTTTTGATTTATATGAAAAAAAATTTATTCCATTTACTTATGGAGGAGAATTTACAATTTTAAAAGATAGATTCTACATTATAAATCCTGGAAGTGTTGGTCAGCCAAGAGACTTTAACCCTCTTTCATCTTACCTTATCTATTTTAAAAAAGAAAATAAAATTAAATTTAAGAGAATAAATTATCCTTCAGAAATAACAAGAGATAAAATTATAAAAAATAATTTGCCACAATTTCTTGGAGATCGATTAATTGTTGGATATTAA
- a CDS encoding HAD family hydrolase: MKLILFDLDKTLLDINFDEFLKSYFALLIPKLVRVLKDKDPLKILQVSVDYMIYEKNGELNVDKFYKKFVELSQVDRKILKEVFLDFYINDFPKLKIYGKPREGGRETVLNLIKMGYKVVIATNSIFPEIAIMQRIEWANLSDINFSLVTTMENMHYAKPNVEYYIEILEKLNSKPEDSIMIGDDLEMDILPAKKLGIKTVHFGVDIKEIKEIINLISNN, from the coding sequence ATGAAACTTATTTTATTTGATCTAGATAAAACCCTACTTGATATAAATTTTGATGAATTTCTAAAATCTTATTTTGCACTACTTATACCAAAACTTGTAAGAGTTTTAAAAGATAAAGATCCATTAAAAATACTTCAAGTATCAGTTGATTATATGATTTATGAAAAAAATGGTGAGTTAAATGTTGATAAATTTTATAAAAAATTTGTTGAACTTTCTCAGGTTGATCGAAAGATTTTAAAAGAAGTTTTTTTAGATTTTTATATTAATGATTTTCCAAAACTTAAAATTTATGGAAAACCAAGAGAAGGTGGCAGAGAAACAGTTTTAAATTTAATTAAAATGGGATATAAAGTAGTTATTGCTACAAATTCAATTTTTCCTGAAATTGCAATAATGCAAAGAATAGAATGGGCAAATTTGAGTGACATAAACTTTTCTTTAGTTACAACAATGGAAAATATGCATTATGCAAAACCAAATGTTGAGTATTATATTGAAATTCTTGAGAAACTAAATTCAAAACCAGAAGATTCAATTATGATTGGGGATGACTTAGAAATGGATATATTACCAGCAAAAAAATTAGGTATTAAAACAGTTCATTTTGGAGTTGATATAAAAGAAATAAAAGAAATTATAAATTTAATATCCAACAATTAA
- the cdaA gene encoding diadenylate cyclase CdaA, which produces MIEFFKGFSIWNYLVSLFDILIITIILYFIISALQKTRVWQLIQGLVIFFVFVLIASRISSMLGLIALNYVLRGILSIGSMLPIIIIVLFQPEIRKFMGSLGRRKIFGESFDFFTGTEVNPIKIIDEIVKSIKYLSLNKIGALIVIKRKDNLNEVIETGIPINSNVTSELISTIFYPNSPLHDGAIVIEEDKIVAARCLLPLSENEALEKELGTRHRAGVGITEVTDAISIIVSEETGIISIAIEGKITRYLSVLELRGMLILLLKKEKGGKIKVGEK; this is translated from the coding sequence TTGATAGAGTTTTTTAAAGGTTTCAGTATATGGAACTATTTGGTAAGTTTATTTGATATTTTAATTATTACAATTATTTTATATTTTATAATTTCAGCACTTCAAAAAACAAGAGTTTGGCAATTAATACAGGGTTTAGTAATATTTTTTGTTTTTGTTTTAATCGCATCTAGAATTTCAAGTATGCTTGGTCTAATAGCATTAAATTATGTTTTAAGAGGAATTTTATCAATTGGTAGCATGTTACCTATTATAATTATTGTTTTATTTCAACCAGAAATAAGAAAATTTATGGGTTCTCTTGGTAGAAGAAAAATATTTGGTGAATCATTTGATTTTTTTACTGGCACTGAAGTAAATCCAATTAAAATAATTGATGAAATTGTAAAATCAATAAAATATTTATCTTTAAATAAAATTGGTGCATTAATTGTAATAAAAAGAAAGGATAATTTAAATGAAGTAATTGAGACAGGTATCCCAATAAATTCAAATGTTACATCAGAACTTATATCAACAATTTTTTATCCAAATTCACCCCTTCATGATGGAGCCATTGTTATTGAGGAAGACAAAATAGTTGCAGCAAGATGTCTTCTCCCACTTTCAGAAAATGAAGCACTTGAAAAAGAGTTAGGAACAAGACATAGAGCAGGAGTTGGAATAACAGAGGTAACTGATGCAATTTCAATTATTGTTTCAGAAGAAACTGGTATAATTTCAATTGCAATTGAAGGAAAAATAACAAGGTATCTATCTGTACTTGAATTAAGAGGAATGTTAATTCTTCTTTTAAAGAAAGAAAAAGGAGGGAAAATAAAAGTTGGAGAGAAATAA
- a CDS encoding CdaR family protein: MERNKITIFLISFLLAFGFWLYVSLGEGPESERVFLVDLTYRNMPQDLTILEGFGKIEIKVVGSKQRISTLRESNIIAYVDLSNLEEGAHNLPVNVDIPSFFKVTEIYPSRVNVYLDRLITIEKNIRVEFIGTLKPGLIIDEPEVFPKTLKITGPSKKIETIRDVSITIDLSTINSDVTLTIIPNVKDGLGNLIKNLSIEPSIIKVDIKVKTILSTKVVPIIPKFIGELSGDYGIVRVSLKPSIMTILGKVEVLNKIDSLSTQEINITNLKESKIFTTKVIIPQDVELKEENLVTIQIIVERKISKLINNIKLDIINKNDYFDYILDPQTIKIEVYGFESIIKDLGSSDFLGTISVINLDEGVYEIEVEIISNKEGFNIIKIIPEKVKVTIKRKEG; the protein is encoded by the coding sequence TTGGAGAGAAATAAAATAACAATTTTTCTTATATCATTTCTACTTGCATTTGGGTTTTGGTTATATGTAAGTTTGGGTGAAGGACCTGAAAGTGAAAGAGTTTTTCTTGTTGATCTAACATATAGAAATATGCCTCAAGATCTTACAATCCTTGAAGGATTTGGAAAGATTGAAATCAAAGTTGTTGGCTCAAAACAGAGAATCTCTACATTAAGAGAAAGCAACATTATTGCTTATGTTGACCTATCAAACCTTGAAGAAGGTGCACATAATTTGCCTGTAAATGTAGATATTCCTTCCTTTTTCAAAGTAACAGAAATTTATCCTTCAAGAGTTAATGTTTATCTTGATAGATTAATTACAATAGAAAAAAATATTAGAGTTGAATTTATAGGAACATTGAAACCAGGACTTATAATAGATGAACCTGAAGTTTTTCCAAAAACACTTAAAATAACAGGTCCATCAAAGAAGATAGAAACTATAAGGGATGTATCAATTACAATTGATTTATCAACTATAAACTCAGATGTAACTTTAACAATTATTCCAAATGTGAAAGACGGACTTGGTAATTTAATAAAAAATTTATCAATTGAACCATCTATCATAAAAGTTGATATAAAAGTGAAAACAATTTTATCAACAAAAGTTGTACCAATTATACCAAAATTTATAGGTGAACTTTCTGGTGATTATGGAATAGTGAGAGTTTCTCTAAAACCCTCAATAATGACTATTCTTGGTAAAGTTGAGGTTTTAAATAAAATTGATTCACTCTCAACCCAAGAAATAAATATAACAAATTTAAAAGAGTCAAAAATATTTACTACAAAAGTTATAATTCCTCAAGATGTGGAATTAAAAGAAGAAAATTTAGTTACAATTCAGATTATTGTTGAGAGAAAAATATCTAAATTAATAAATAACATTAAATTGGATATAATTAATAAAAATGATTATTTTGATTACATATTAGACCCTCAAACCATAAAAATTGAAGTTTATGGTTTTGAATCAATTATTAAAGATTTAGGTTCATCTGATTTTTTAGGAACAATTTCTGTTATTAATTTAGATGAGGGAGTTTATGAGATTGAAGTTGAGATTATATCCAACAAAGAAGGTTTTAATATTATAAAAATAATTCCAGAAAAAGTTAAAGTAACTATTAAAAGAAAGGAGGGGTAA